A region of Ornithodoros turicata isolate Travis chromosome 5, ASM3712646v1, whole genome shotgun sequence DNA encodes the following proteins:
- the LOC135394924 gene encoding structure-specific endonuclease subunit SLX4-like isoform X3, giving the protein MEQTRDGLGCVTCPICEKVVTTAVQSHVEKCLEKFKRAEPRVPHQEACICVVCRTDITNLDASHRTAHVNRCLDKECNEPVQEPVVSTPSRSTGASFELLDCPLCERGFKSSKACKAHIKQCSLQLNMSPKQVMDAIRLQQRYLQERLAAGLPLVHRRKPASDELVHRPTKRPRPAATIPKSKFQEEIQMAKALSASISVKDENGPREHRNQRLLGHTNNRGKKAKREAKPTPALLTTTAEERTRVVESKISRLLASTVADSSENCSLRRSWASLIKPSQRLRDLAEEGPSVLWTKATQSAAEKEQYYVPTLSDAVTHCKVEAGSKLRSLSQVAGHRISDAAAQFQHLDEQYANFLETQKPAEQETATQDHQDAVLSLIGGTLQPGTALSDVGYGFLTQEPSATPTEGSWESNSLRQLSCDLNNTVGAGRYADMRISVAGGKTIHAHRVIVYARCPSLQKDVVKSNGVNCLNWSEWSETCVRTFLSYLYGGTVDVKVQDKELTLQLRSLAFRYNLTSVCKFLEESLGDSLDKQAPLDSSLAEIITSLWDEEAVPRNSSSEKVEEAPTDEDDDVGEPFDDVYEFVASQRPQKPSGSSNIPEGGAVNQSQANSEGSSQPQSSQPQLTSMSHTNCEAFSARPQVLATSRMDHEESSLPHSSQPERSQPWIPTASPADYKGFSEHQHSQQTQPGPRAANQAELRGFAQHQPSELQKPQLQKPQLQKPQPQLPRVSQVDYKGFPGLPPSQSQHQLIAASQVDHEGFLQCKPSQHQLPQPQIPTPSRAAYGESTEPQPSQMPQPRHQIPTPQIPTARQVGYKGSPEPQPSQRSQPQLQIPTASQASYKRSPEPQPYQLSQPRISTASQAAYRGSPERQPYQLSQSRIPAASQAAYRGSPEPQPSQRSQPQLQIPTASQAGYKRSPEHQPYQLSQPQIPTASQAAYRRSPEPKPSQRSQPQLQIPTESHVGYKRSPEPQPYQLSQLQIPAASQAAYRRSPEPQPSQRSQPQLQIPTASQVGYRRSPTSEPSQPDHQLPTENQADYKRLPHQPESRHLSTSQTDFEGFPQSQQPQPEHLTSNEAEELQTSVNSSGGVSHSLPTRRLQLPYSKTSVPIVISPIHSEDEHIRVVPSKILSLPLPPMENGQLWYSPGSTQNAPSTVGSSNEHNASDAESADLFGSCDEVESNPEPQTTGDSDVEEQPMEVSGDNSSSPRSVRSAEDKRVSDRGDEDDIWNSVWEGFGDQGHCDIPELVLSPIGESKDSEVMSDTKEVPQEQFGAGEAAGRSVHSAMLDSHFFDEEACNQPYQSPLASRGRAPASAVTPLPDYDAMQTPELKGQLQKFGVRAFPRKKAVNILRHIYEETHPYVDQTPRRPASHSSSASQPNVSSRADSGEPSQSSGAGDNYPESRSSSTNAFQLLSSSGTDFGELETQADCEESDGHSEVDAHSKMKEFVRTNHQLYQRILSYEPIELRTLHADMKAAKIKVSLKVLMDFLDQQCITFRLPRTEKQRLKQQRRQKRFRQRVRAKIASSRA; this is encoded by the exons ATGGAACAGACAAGAGATGGACTTGGCTGTGTCACGTGTCCAATTTGTGAGAAAGTCGTCACGACAGCTGTACAGAGTCACGTCGAGAAGTGCCTGGAAAAGTTCAAGAGAGCGGAGCCCCGTGTGCCTCACCAGGAAGCGTGCATCTGTGTTGTGTGCAGGACAGACATCACGAATCTGGATGCTTCACACCGGACTGCACACGTCAACCG GTGCCTCGACAAAGAGTGCAACGAGCCCGTACAAGAGCCCGTGGTTTCAACTCCTTCGCGCTCAACCGGAGCCTCCTTCGAGCTCCTCGACTGCCCGTTGTGTGAAAGGGGCTTTAAGTCTTCCAAA GCCTGTAAAGCTCACATCAAGCAGTGCAGCCTGCAGCTGAACATGTCGCCGAAACAAGTGATGGACGCGATCCGTCTGCAGCAGCGCTACCTGCAGGAGAGGCTGGCAGCTGGACTGCCGCTTGTTCACCG GAGAAAGCCCGCGTCAGATGAACTGGTTCATCGGCCGACAAAGCGGCCTCGGCCTGCTGCTACAATTCCAAAAAG CAAGTTTCAAGAGGAGATTCAGATGGCCAAGGCATTGTCAGCCTCTATATCTGTCAAAGATGAAAATGGCCCGAGGGAGCACAGAAATCAACGTCTTTTAGGTCACACGAACaacagagggaaaaaagccaaaCGAGAAGC GAAGCCAACGCCTGCTTTGCTGACAACAACGGCCGAAGAAAGAACCAGGGTCGTGGAGAGCAAGATTTCGCGCCTGCTGGCATCAACTGTG GCAGACTCCTCAGAAAACTGTTCACTCCGCCGCAGCTGGGCATCGCTGATAAAGCCATCCCAACGCCTCCGCGATCTTGCAGAAGAG GGCCCGTCAGTCCTGTGGACGAAAGCAACGCAATCCGCAGCGGAGAAAGAGCAGTACTACGTGCCAACGCTGAGCGACGCGGTGACACACTGCAAAGTGGAGGCAGGGAGCAAACTGCGCTCCCTATCTCAAGTGGCGGGCCACAGGATATCGGACGCTGCTGCTCAGTTTCAGCACCTGGACGAGCAATATGCCAACTTCCTG GAAACTCAGAAACCTGCAGAGCAAGAAACTGCAACACAAGACCACCAGGACGCAGTGCTGTCTCTCATAGGAGGAACCTTGCAACCGGGCACCGCATTAAGCGACGTCGGCTACGGATTCTTAACCCAG GAACCTTCTGCTACCCCGACGGAAGGATCGTGGGAGTCGAATTCTTTGCGGCAGCTGTCGTGCGATTTGAACAACACGGTCGGAGCCGGTCGTTATGCGGACATGCGCATCTCCGTTGCGGGAGGGAAAACCATACATGCACACAGAGTGATCGTATATGCACGTTGTCCTTCCTTGCAGAAG GACGTCGTCAAAAGTAACGGTGTGAACTGCCTGAACTGGTCCGAGTGGTCGGAGACCTGCGTGAGAACATTTCTAAGTTACCTCTACGGAGGGACCGTAGATGTCAAGGTTCAGGATAAGGAGTTGACTCTGCAGCTGAGGAGCTTAGCATTCAG GTACAACCTGACCTCCGTTTGTAAATTTCTGGAAGAGAGTTTGGGCGATTCTCTCGACAAACAGGCCCCACTGGACAGCAGCCTGGCAGAGATCATAACGAGCCTCTGGGATGAAGAGGCAGTCCCGCGAAACAGCAGCAGCGAGAAGGTTGAGGAAGCGCCAACAGATGAGGACGACGACGTCGGTGAACCGTTCGACGACGTCTACGAGTTTGTGGCCAGTCAGAGACCTCAGAAACCGAGTG GCTCCTCGAACATTCCAGAAGGTGGTGCTGTCAACCAGAGCCAGGCAAACAGTGAGGGATCTTCGCAGCCTCAATCGTCCCAACCTCAGCTGACCTCAATGAGTCACACAAACTGCGAAGCATTCTCAGCTCGGCCACAGGTCCTTGCAACAAGTCGTATGGACCACGAAGAATCCTCACTGCCCCACTCTTCTCAACCTGAACGATCTCAGCCTTGGATCCCCACGGCGAGTCCAGCAGACTATAAGGGATTCTCAGAGCATCAACACTCTCAACAGACGCAACCTGGCCCTCGCGCGGCTAATCAGGCAGAGCTCAGGGGATTTGCACAGCATCAGCCTTCTGAGCTTCAGAAACCTCAGCTTCAGAAACCTCAGCTTCAGAAGCCTCAGCCTCAGTTACCCAGAGTGAGTCAGGTGGACTACAAGGGATTCCCAGGGCTCCCACCGTCTCAAAGTCAACATCAGCTCATCGCGGCAAGCCAGGTGGACCATGAAGGTTTCCTGCAGTGTAAGCCTTCTCAACATCAACTACCTCAACCTCAGATTCCCACTCCAAGTCGGGCAGCCTATGGGGAATCCACGGAGCCTCAACCTTCACAGATGCCTCAACCTCGACATCAGATTCCCACA CCTCAGATTCCCACAGCAAGACAGGTTGGCTACAAGGGATCCCCAGAGCCTCAACCATCTCAACGGTCTCAGCCTCAACTTCAGATTCCCACAGCAAGTCAGGCAAGCTACAAGAGATCCCCAGAGCCTCAGCCATATCAACTGTCTCAGCCTCGGATTTCTACAGCAAGTCAGGCAGCCTACAGGGGATCCCCAGAGCGTCAACCATATCAACTGTCTCAATCTCGGATTCCCGCAGCAAGTCAGGCAGCCTACAGGGGATCCCCAGAGCCTCAACCATCTCAACGGTCTCAGCCTCAACTTCAGATTCCTACAGCAAGTCAGGCGGGCTACAAGAGATCCCCAGAGCATCAACCATATCAACTGTCTCAACCTCAGATTCCCACAGCAAGTCAGGCAGCCTACAGAAGATCCCCAGAGCCTAAACCATCTCAACGGTCTCAACCCCAACTTCAGATTCCCACAGAAAGTCACGTGGGCTACAAGAGATCCCCAGAGCCTCAACCATATCAGCTGTCTCAACTTCAGATTCCCGCAGCAAGTCAGGCAGCCTACAGAAGATCCCCAGAGCCTCAACCATCTCAACGGTCTCAGCCTCAACTTCAGATTCCCACAGCAAGTCAGGTGGGCTACAGGAGATCCCCAACATCCGAGCCATCTCAACCTGATCATCAACTTCCCACAGAGAATCAAGCAGACTACAAGAGACTCCCTCATCAACCCGAGTCTCGACACTTATCAACAAGTCAGACAGACTTTGAAGGGTTTCCACAATCTCAACAACCTCAACCTGAGCATCTTACATCGAATGAGGCGGAGGAACTCCAAACTTCTGTGAACTCTAGTGGTGGTGTAAGCCACAGCCTGCCCACAAGGCGCCTCCAACTTCCCTACTCGAAAACCTCTGTCCCGATCGTGATCAGTCCAATCCACTCCGAAGATGAACACATAAGGGTGGTACCTTCGAAGATCTTGTCCCTTCCCCTCCCACCCATGGAAAACGGGCAATTGTGGTACTCTCCGGGCAGCACTCAAAACGCGCCTTCTACGGTTGGCTCGTCCAACGAGCACAACGCATCGGATGCCGAGTCGGCAGACTTGTTCGGAAGCTGCGACGAAGTGGAGTCGAATCCAGAGCCACAGACAACGGGAGACAGCGACGTGGAAGAACAACCGATGGAAGTGTCGGGCGACAACAGTAGTTCGCCTCGTAGCGTGCGGTCTGCGGAAGACAAGCGGGTGTCGGACCGGGGCGACGAAGATGACATTTGGAACAGCGTGTGGGAAGGCTTCGGAGATCAAGGTCACTGTGACATACCGGAACTTGTGCTATCGCCCATCGGAGAGTCAAAGGACAGTGAGGTGATGAGTGACACGAAAGAGGTGCCGCAGGAGCAGTTTGGTGCAGGAGAAGCTGCTGGTAGAAGTGTGCATAGTGCTATGCTAGACTCACATTTCTTCGACGAAG AAGCGTGCAACCAGCCGTACCAGAGCCCACTGGCGTCCCGTGGGAGGGCGCCGGCGTCGGCGGTAACACCGTTGCCAGACTACGATGCCATGCAGACCCCAGAGTTGAAGGGCCAGCTGCAGAAGTTTGGAGTGCGTGCGTTCCCACGTAAGAAGGCAGTGAACATCCTCCGGCACATATACGAGGAAACCCATCCCT ACGTGGACCAGACGCCCAGGAGACCTGCAAGCCATTCGAGCTCGGCGTCTCAGCCGAACGTTTCATCACGCGCAGACTCAGGGGAACCTTCACAAAGCTCAGGTGCAGGTGACAATTACCCAGAGAGCCGTTCGTCCAG CACGAATGCTTTCCAACTCCTCAGCTCAAGTGGTACAGATTTTGGCGAATTGGAAACACAAGCAGACTGTGAAGAGAGCGATGGTCATTCTGAAGTAGACGCGCATAGCAAAATGAAAGAGTTTGTTAGGACAAACCACCAACTTTATCAACGGATTTTGTCCTACGAG CCCATTGAACTTCGAACACTTCATGCCGATATGAAAGCTGCCAAAATTAAGGTTTCGCTAAAAGTTCTGATGGATTTTTTAGACCAACAG TGCATCACTTTCAGACTGCCTCGGACAGAGAAGCAGCGGCTCAAGCAGCAGCGACGACAGAAACGGTTCAGGCAACGGGTCCGCGCCAAGATTGCGTCGTCTCGGGCGTGA
- the LOC135394924 gene encoding structure-specific endonuclease subunit SLX4-like isoform X1 — MEQTRDGLGCVTCPICEKVVTTAVQSHVEKCLEKFKRAEPRVPHQEACICVVCRTDITNLDASHRTAHVNRCLDKECNEPVQEPVVSTPSRSTGASFELLDCPLCERGFKSSKACKAHIKQCSLQLNMSPKQVMDAIRLQQRYLQERLAAGLPLVHRRKPASDELVHRPTKRPRPAATIPKSKFQEEIQMAKALSASISVKDENGPREHRNQRLLGHTNNRGKKAKREAKPTPALLTTTAEERTRVVESKISRLLASTVADSSENCSLRRSWASLIKPSQRLRDLAEEGPSVLWTKATQSAAEKEQYYVPTLSDAVTHCKVEAGSKLRSLSQVAGHRISDAAAQFQHLDEQYANFLETQKPAEQETATQDHQDAVLSLIGGTLQPGTALSDVGYGFLTQEPSATPTEGSWESNSLRQLSCDLNNTVGAGRYADMRISVAGGKTIHAHRVIVYARCPSLQKDVVKSNGVNCLNWSEWSETCVRTFLSYLYGGTVDVKVQDKELTLQLRSLAFRYNLTSVCKFLEESLGDSLDKQAPLDSSLAEIITSLWDEEAVPRNSSSEKVEEAPTDEDDDVGEPFDDVYEFVASQRPQKPSGSSNIPEGGAVNQSQANSEGSSQPQSSQPQLTSMSHTNCEAFSARPQVLATSRMDHEESSLPHSSQPERSQPWIPTASPADYKGFSEHQHSQQTQPGPRAANQAELRGFAQHQPSELQKPQLQKPQLQKPQPQLPRVSQVDYKGFPGLPPSQSQHQLIAASQVDHEGFLQCKPSQHQLPQPQIPTPSRAAYGESTEPQPSQMPQPRHQIPTVSEAASSGSPEPQLSQLSQPQIPTARQVGYKGSPEPQPSQRSQPQLQIPTASQASYKRSPEPQPYQLSQPRISTASQAAYRGSPERQPYQLSQSRIPAASQAAYRGSPEPQPSQRSQPQLQIPTASQAGYKRSPEHQPYQLSQPQIPTASQAAYRRSPEPKPSQRSQPQLQIPTESHVGYKRSPEPQPYQLSQLQIPAASQAAYRRSPEPQPSQRSQPQLQIPTASQVGYRRSPTSEPSQPDHQLPTENQADYKRLPHQPESRHLSTSQTDFEGFPQSQQPQPEHLTSNEAEELQTSVNSSGGVSHSLPTRRLQLPYSKTSVPIVISPIHSEDEHIRVVPSKILSLPLPPMENGQLWYSPGSTQNAPSTVGSSNEHNASDAESADLFGSCDEVESNPEPQTTGDSDVEEQPMEVSGDNSSSPRSVRSAEDKRVSDRGDEDDIWNSVWEGFGDQGHCDIPELVLSPIGESKDSEVMSDTKEVPQEQFGAGEAAGRSVHSAMLDSHFFDEEACNQPYQSPLASRGRAPASAVTPLPDYDAMQTPELKGQLQKFGVRAFPRKKAVNILRHIYEETHPYVDQTPRRPASHSSSASQPNVSSRADSGEPSQSSGAGDNYPESRSSSTNAFQLLSSSGTDFGELETQADCEESDGHSEVDAHSKMKEFVRTNHQLYQRILSYEPIELRTLHADMKAAKIKVSLKVLMDFLDQQCITFRLPRTEKQRLKQQRRQKRFRQRVRAKIASSRA, encoded by the exons ATGGAACAGACAAGAGATGGACTTGGCTGTGTCACGTGTCCAATTTGTGAGAAAGTCGTCACGACAGCTGTACAGAGTCACGTCGAGAAGTGCCTGGAAAAGTTCAAGAGAGCGGAGCCCCGTGTGCCTCACCAGGAAGCGTGCATCTGTGTTGTGTGCAGGACAGACATCACGAATCTGGATGCTTCACACCGGACTGCACACGTCAACCG GTGCCTCGACAAAGAGTGCAACGAGCCCGTACAAGAGCCCGTGGTTTCAACTCCTTCGCGCTCAACCGGAGCCTCCTTCGAGCTCCTCGACTGCCCGTTGTGTGAAAGGGGCTTTAAGTCTTCCAAA GCCTGTAAAGCTCACATCAAGCAGTGCAGCCTGCAGCTGAACATGTCGCCGAAACAAGTGATGGACGCGATCCGTCTGCAGCAGCGCTACCTGCAGGAGAGGCTGGCAGCTGGACTGCCGCTTGTTCACCG GAGAAAGCCCGCGTCAGATGAACTGGTTCATCGGCCGACAAAGCGGCCTCGGCCTGCTGCTACAATTCCAAAAAG CAAGTTTCAAGAGGAGATTCAGATGGCCAAGGCATTGTCAGCCTCTATATCTGTCAAAGATGAAAATGGCCCGAGGGAGCACAGAAATCAACGTCTTTTAGGTCACACGAACaacagagggaaaaaagccaaaCGAGAAGC GAAGCCAACGCCTGCTTTGCTGACAACAACGGCCGAAGAAAGAACCAGGGTCGTGGAGAGCAAGATTTCGCGCCTGCTGGCATCAACTGTG GCAGACTCCTCAGAAAACTGTTCACTCCGCCGCAGCTGGGCATCGCTGATAAAGCCATCCCAACGCCTCCGCGATCTTGCAGAAGAG GGCCCGTCAGTCCTGTGGACGAAAGCAACGCAATCCGCAGCGGAGAAAGAGCAGTACTACGTGCCAACGCTGAGCGACGCGGTGACACACTGCAAAGTGGAGGCAGGGAGCAAACTGCGCTCCCTATCTCAAGTGGCGGGCCACAGGATATCGGACGCTGCTGCTCAGTTTCAGCACCTGGACGAGCAATATGCCAACTTCCTG GAAACTCAGAAACCTGCAGAGCAAGAAACTGCAACACAAGACCACCAGGACGCAGTGCTGTCTCTCATAGGAGGAACCTTGCAACCGGGCACCGCATTAAGCGACGTCGGCTACGGATTCTTAACCCAG GAACCTTCTGCTACCCCGACGGAAGGATCGTGGGAGTCGAATTCTTTGCGGCAGCTGTCGTGCGATTTGAACAACACGGTCGGAGCCGGTCGTTATGCGGACATGCGCATCTCCGTTGCGGGAGGGAAAACCATACATGCACACAGAGTGATCGTATATGCACGTTGTCCTTCCTTGCAGAAG GACGTCGTCAAAAGTAACGGTGTGAACTGCCTGAACTGGTCCGAGTGGTCGGAGACCTGCGTGAGAACATTTCTAAGTTACCTCTACGGAGGGACCGTAGATGTCAAGGTTCAGGATAAGGAGTTGACTCTGCAGCTGAGGAGCTTAGCATTCAG GTACAACCTGACCTCCGTTTGTAAATTTCTGGAAGAGAGTTTGGGCGATTCTCTCGACAAACAGGCCCCACTGGACAGCAGCCTGGCAGAGATCATAACGAGCCTCTGGGATGAAGAGGCAGTCCCGCGAAACAGCAGCAGCGAGAAGGTTGAGGAAGCGCCAACAGATGAGGACGACGACGTCGGTGAACCGTTCGACGACGTCTACGAGTTTGTGGCCAGTCAGAGACCTCAGAAACCGAGTG GCTCCTCGAACATTCCAGAAGGTGGTGCTGTCAACCAGAGCCAGGCAAACAGTGAGGGATCTTCGCAGCCTCAATCGTCCCAACCTCAGCTGACCTCAATGAGTCACACAAACTGCGAAGCATTCTCAGCTCGGCCACAGGTCCTTGCAACAAGTCGTATGGACCACGAAGAATCCTCACTGCCCCACTCTTCTCAACCTGAACGATCTCAGCCTTGGATCCCCACGGCGAGTCCAGCAGACTATAAGGGATTCTCAGAGCATCAACACTCTCAACAGACGCAACCTGGCCCTCGCGCGGCTAATCAGGCAGAGCTCAGGGGATTTGCACAGCATCAGCCTTCTGAGCTTCAGAAACCTCAGCTTCAGAAACCTCAGCTTCAGAAGCCTCAGCCTCAGTTACCCAGAGTGAGTCAGGTGGACTACAAGGGATTCCCAGGGCTCCCACCGTCTCAAAGTCAACATCAGCTCATCGCGGCAAGCCAGGTGGACCATGAAGGTTTCCTGCAGTGTAAGCCTTCTCAACATCAACTACCTCAACCTCAGATTCCCACTCCAAGTCGGGCAGCCTATGGGGAATCCACGGAGCCTCAACCTTCACAGATGCCTCAACCTCGACATCAGATTCCCACAGTAAGTGAGGCAGCCTCCAGCGGATCGCCAGAGCCTCAACTATCTCAACTGTCTCAGCCTCAGATTCCCACAGCAAGACAGGTTGGCTACAAGGGATCCCCAGAGCCTCAACCATCTCAACGGTCTCAGCCTCAACTTCAGATTCCCACAGCAAGTCAGGCAAGCTACAAGAGATCCCCAGAGCCTCAGCCATATCAACTGTCTCAGCCTCGGATTTCTACAGCAAGTCAGGCAGCCTACAGGGGATCCCCAGAGCGTCAACCATATCAACTGTCTCAATCTCGGATTCCCGCAGCAAGTCAGGCAGCCTACAGGGGATCCCCAGAGCCTCAACCATCTCAACGGTCTCAGCCTCAACTTCAGATTCCTACAGCAAGTCAGGCGGGCTACAAGAGATCCCCAGAGCATCAACCATATCAACTGTCTCAACCTCAGATTCCCACAGCAAGTCAGGCAGCCTACAGAAGATCCCCAGAGCCTAAACCATCTCAACGGTCTCAACCCCAACTTCAGATTCCCACAGAAAGTCACGTGGGCTACAAGAGATCCCCAGAGCCTCAACCATATCAGCTGTCTCAACTTCAGATTCCCGCAGCAAGTCAGGCAGCCTACAGAAGATCCCCAGAGCCTCAACCATCTCAACGGTCTCAGCCTCAACTTCAGATTCCCACAGCAAGTCAGGTGGGCTACAGGAGATCCCCAACATCCGAGCCATCTCAACCTGATCATCAACTTCCCACAGAGAATCAAGCAGACTACAAGAGACTCCCTCATCAACCCGAGTCTCGACACTTATCAACAAGTCAGACAGACTTTGAAGGGTTTCCACAATCTCAACAACCTCAACCTGAGCATCTTACATCGAATGAGGCGGAGGAACTCCAAACTTCTGTGAACTCTAGTGGTGGTGTAAGCCACAGCCTGCCCACAAGGCGCCTCCAACTTCCCTACTCGAAAACCTCTGTCCCGATCGTGATCAGTCCAATCCACTCCGAAGATGAACACATAAGGGTGGTACCTTCGAAGATCTTGTCCCTTCCCCTCCCACCCATGGAAAACGGGCAATTGTGGTACTCTCCGGGCAGCACTCAAAACGCGCCTTCTACGGTTGGCTCGTCCAACGAGCACAACGCATCGGATGCCGAGTCGGCAGACTTGTTCGGAAGCTGCGACGAAGTGGAGTCGAATCCAGAGCCACAGACAACGGGAGACAGCGACGTGGAAGAACAACCGATGGAAGTGTCGGGCGACAACAGTAGTTCGCCTCGTAGCGTGCGGTCTGCGGAAGACAAGCGGGTGTCGGACCGGGGCGACGAAGATGACATTTGGAACAGCGTGTGGGAAGGCTTCGGAGATCAAGGTCACTGTGACATACCGGAACTTGTGCTATCGCCCATCGGAGAGTCAAAGGACAGTGAGGTGATGAGTGACACGAAAGAGGTGCCGCAGGAGCAGTTTGGTGCAGGAGAAGCTGCTGGTAGAAGTGTGCATAGTGCTATGCTAGACTCACATTTCTTCGACGAAG AAGCGTGCAACCAGCCGTACCAGAGCCCACTGGCGTCCCGTGGGAGGGCGCCGGCGTCGGCGGTAACACCGTTGCCAGACTACGATGCCATGCAGACCCCAGAGTTGAAGGGCCAGCTGCAGAAGTTTGGAGTGCGTGCGTTCCCACGTAAGAAGGCAGTGAACATCCTCCGGCACATATACGAGGAAACCCATCCCT ACGTGGACCAGACGCCCAGGAGACCTGCAAGCCATTCGAGCTCGGCGTCTCAGCCGAACGTTTCATCACGCGCAGACTCAGGGGAACCTTCACAAAGCTCAGGTGCAGGTGACAATTACCCAGAGAGCCGTTCGTCCAG CACGAATGCTTTCCAACTCCTCAGCTCAAGTGGTACAGATTTTGGCGAATTGGAAACACAAGCAGACTGTGAAGAGAGCGATGGTCATTCTGAAGTAGACGCGCATAGCAAAATGAAAGAGTTTGTTAGGACAAACCACCAACTTTATCAACGGATTTTGTCCTACGAG CCCATTGAACTTCGAACACTTCATGCCGATATGAAAGCTGCCAAAATTAAGGTTTCGCTAAAAGTTCTGATGGATTTTTTAGACCAACAG TGCATCACTTTCAGACTGCCTCGGACAGAGAAGCAGCGGCTCAAGCAGCAGCGACGACAGAAACGGTTCAGGCAACGGGTCCGCGCCAAGATTGCGTCGTCTCGGGCGTGA